One stretch of Miscanthus floridulus cultivar M001 chromosome 18, ASM1932011v1, whole genome shotgun sequence DNA includes these proteins:
- the LOC136524309 gene encoding uncharacterized protein translates to DVNETQHVNTDAIEDADFLEAIMNRCADPSIFFMKRMEALKKAAEEPLYDESKGCTKEWSTLRAVLQFLTIKARYGWSDASFNDLLRVLGDLLPKENKVPANTYYAKKLVSPLTMGVEKIHACRNHCILYRGDQYKDLDSCPNCGASRYKTNKDYREEENAASVSSGRKRKKTQTKTQQDKRSKPTSNIEVDYYALRRIPALVIWYLPVVDHLRCLFANPDDAELMTWHASDERKDDGKLRHPADAKQWQEFDKKYPDFAEDPRNVRFALSTDGMNPFAERSSTHSTWPVIMTIYNLPSWLCQKRKYLLLTILISGPTQPGVDMDVFLEPLMQEMQILWEVGVKMIDAFRKETFTLRAIIIVTINDYPALFSLSGQFKGKVGCVECIDGTWHVSLPPSNKIVYMRHRRWLPAGHKYRLQKMNKYFDNMDESKSTAPSGYSKGHRVYKIVENVKFVFGKKTKDGKPRKVVKANEGDTFKKKSIFFKYLSYWKDLDVRHAIDGMHVQKNVFDSVVGTLLDIKSKTKEGLNSRLDMQHLKIKKELHPVLLENGKYHLPAASYNLNREEKHAMCVWLKNLKVPSGFCSNIRSLVSMKDLTLTNYNSHDCHVMLTTFLPIAIRAINPVFLKMAITRLCYFFNKISEKVIIGDELESLQKFAAETLSQLEMCFPPSFFDIMVHLIVHLVPQIEALGPMYFHEMWTYERFMSILNGYMSNRAHPEGSMIEAYTTEEAIESGGPLCNNLLKDQVSIGLPPLRHEGRLGGRGRMGRKSFIPPDYNIVLEVHYSILQQLIIMDPFTKQHMKELHEENPGCTNDWVHKEHKRRFTAWLKNLDMTDESETIKILASGPSSQVISWQSYDISGFTFSTSFRDTKRMAQNSGVRCEAVDETTGEETTYFGFIDDIWEVEYGPRLQIPVFRCRWVQDKHVTMDNYGQRVLDLSKVGYKDDPWILANRAAQVFYVEQILSTNEKKSTQKPKHVAIPGKQQIVGVDGVMDLEDVNQFSEMSLFTKFEEKIKNVEKSIPQTSLPWVRHDGQGRTVAR, encoded by the coding sequence GATGTTAATGAAACTCAACATGTTAACACTGATGCCATTGAAGATGCAGATTTCTTAGAGGCAATAATGAACCGTTGTGCGGATCCATCAATATTCTTCATGAAGCGAATGGAAGCCTTGAAGAAGGCAGCAGAAGAGCCTTTGTACGACGAGTCGAAAGGTTGTACCAAAGAGTGGTCGACACTACGGGCTGTTCTTCAGTTTTTGACGATTAAGGCTAGATATGGTTGGTCCGATGCTAGTTTCAATGATTTATTGCGTGTACTTGGAGACCTTCTTCCTAAGGAGAACAAAGTGCCTGCTAACACGTACTATGCAAAGAAGCTAGTCAGTCCACTTACGATGGGTGTTGAGAAGATCCACGCATGTAGAAATCATTGTATTCTATATCGGGGTGATCAGTATAAAGACTTAGACAGTTGTCCAAACTGTGGTGCTAGTAGGTACAAGACGAATAAAGATTATCGAGAGGAAGAGAATGCAGCCTCTGTTTCTTCAGGGAGGAAGCGAAAGAAGACGCAAACAAAGACTCAACAAGACAAACGTTCAAAGCCCACTAGCAATATCGAAGTGGACTATTATGCGTTGAGAAGAATTCCTGCATTGGTGATATGGTATCTCCCTGTGGTTGATCATTTGAGGTGTTTGTTTGCAAACCCTGATGATGCGGAACTTATGACCTGGCATGCTTCTGATGAAAGGAAAGATGATGGAAAGTTACGACATCCAGCCGATGCAAAGCAATGGCAAGAATTCGATAAGAAATATCCAGACTTTGCTGAGGATCCACGAAATGTAAGGTTTGCTCTGAgtactgatggaatgaatccatTTGCCGAGAGGAGCAGCacgcacagcacatggccagtgatcatgACAATATACAACCTTCCTTCATGGTTGTGTCAAAAAAGAAAATATCTTTTGCTAACCATTCTTATTTCTGGACCTACACAACCTGGAGTTGAtatggatgtatttctagagcccTTAATGCAAGAGATGCAAATACTATGGGAAGTGGGTGTGAAAATGATCGATGCGTTCCGCAAAGAGACATTCACACTGAGAGCAATTATTATTGTCACAATTAATGATTATCCTGCTCTCTTCTCATTATCAGGCCAGTTCAAGGGAAAGGTTGGTTGTGTAGAGTGCATAGATGGAACATGGCACGTGTCTCTTCCTCCATCTAACAAGATAGTGTACATGAGGCATAGGAGGTGGCTACCGGCAGGCCATAAGTACCGCTTACAAAAGATGAATAAGTACTTTGACAATATGGATGAATCAAAATCTACTGCTCCATCAGGTTATAGTAAAGGGCACAGAGTGTATAAGATAGTTGAGAATGTCAAGTTTGTGTTTGGAAAAAAGACCAAAGATGGGAAACCAAGAAAGGTTGTGAAGGCAAATGAGGGGGACACATTCAAGAAGAAGTCTATTTTCTTTAAGTACTTATCATACTGGAAAGACTTAGACGTACGACATGCGATTGATGGTATGCATGTTCAGAAGAATGTGTTTGACAGCGTAGTTGGAACTTTGCTAGACATAAAGAGCAAGACAAAGGAAGGTCTCAATTCACGTTTGGACATGCAACATTTAAAGATCAAAAAAGAACTTCACCCTGTACTCCTAGAGAATGGGAAGTACCATCTACCGGCAGCAAGCTATAACCTGAACAGAGAGGAGAAACATGCAATGTGTGTGTGGTTGAAGAATTTAAAAGTTCCATCTGGTTTCTGCTCCAACATAAGGAGTCTTGTTTCGATGAAAGACCTTACACTCACCAACTACAACTCACATGATTGTCATGTAATGCTGACCACTTTTCTTCCTATTGCCATCAGGGCTATAAATCCAGTGTTCTTAAAGATGGCAATCACACGGTTGTGCTACTTCTTCAATAAGATATCTGAGAAGGTAATTATCGGTGATGAGTTAGAGTCCCTACAGAAATTTGCTGCAGAGACATTGAGCCAGTTGGAGATGTGCTTTCCCCCATCGTTCTTTGATATCATGGTACACCTTATTGTTCATTTGGTGCCTCAAATTGAGGCATTGGGCCCCATGTATTTCCATGAAATGTGGACGTATGAGCGTTTCATGTCAATATTGAATGGCTATATGTCAAATCGTGCTCATCCGGAGGGTTCCATGATAGAGGCATACACTACAGAAGAGGCCATTGAGTCTGGAGGACCATTATGTAATAATCTCCTAAAAGACCAGGTATCAATTGGTTTGCCTCCGTTGCGACATGAGGGAAGGCTTGGTGGACGAGGGAGGATGGGACGGAAATCATTCATCCCGCCAGATTACAACATAGTCCTAGAGGTACATTACAGCATACTACAACAACTCATAATAATGGACCCATTCACCAAGCAGCACATGAAAGAGCTTCATGAGGAGAATCCAGGATGCACAAATGATTGGGTACACAAGGAACACAAGCGTCGGTTCACCGCATGGCTAAAGAATTTGGACATGACAGATGAATCAGAAACCATCAAGATTTTAGCATCTGGACCATCAAGCCAGGTCATATCATGGCAGAGCTATGACATTAGTGGCTTCACATTTTCCACCAGTTTTAGGGACACCAAGCGCATGGCACAGAATAGTGGCGTTCGATGTGAGGCTGTAGATGAAACAACTGGTGAAGAAACTACATACTTtggattcattgatgacatatgggaGGTTGAATATGGTCCACGCCTGCAGATTCCAGTGTTCCGATGTCGATGGGTTCAAGATAAACATGTCACTATGGATAACTATGGCCAAAGAGTTCTTGATCTAAGTAAAGTAGGTTACAAAGATGATCCGTGGATCCTTGCTAACCGTGCTGCACAGGTGTTCTATGTGGAACAAATTCTATCTACGAATGAAAAGAAAAGTACCCAAAAGCCAAAGCACGTAGCAATCCCTGGAAAGCAACAAATTGTAGGAGTTGATGGTGTAATGGATTTAGAGGATGTTAACCAGTTCAGCGAGATGTCTCTTTTTACAAAGTTTGAAGAAAAGATAAAAAATGTGGAGAAAAGTATCCCGCAAACCTCTTTGCCCTGGGTGCGCCATGATGGACAAGGAAGGACTGTAGCACGCTAG